One Polaribacter sp. SA4-12 genomic window carries:
- a CDS encoding rhodanese-like domain-containing protein produces the protein MKKILLLFILISSVSFGQKKLDKLLNKFNKNNVPYISVDSLASTKAILLDAREEKEFKVSHLEDAILVGFDHFEIAQTIAKLPTDKNAKIVVYCSLGIRSEIVADKLIKEGYTNVFNLYGGIFEWKNKDHQVIDTLGSNTEKVHTFNKDWSKWLKKGKKIY, from the coding sequence ATGAAAAAAATACTTTTACTTTTTATACTGATAAGTTCAGTTTCTTTCGGGCAAAAGAAACTAGATAAACTGCTGAATAAATTCAACAAGAACAATGTTCCTTACATTTCTGTAGATAGTTTAGCTTCAACAAAAGCTATTTTATTAGATGCAAGAGAAGAAAAGGAATTTAAAGTAAGTCATTTAGAAGATGCAATTCTTGTTGGTTTTGATCATTTTGAGATAGCACAAACTATAGCGAAACTTCCAACAGACAAAAACGCGAAGATTGTGGTGTATTGTTCTCTAGGGATTCGTTCTGAAATTGTTGCAGATAAATTGATTAAAGAAGGTTACACCAATGTTTTTAATTTATACGGAGGGATTTTTGAATGGAAAAACAAGGATCATCAAGTTATTGACACTTTAGGAAGTAACACAGAAAAAGTACATACTTTCAATAAAGATTGGAGTAAATGGCTGAAAAAAGGGAAGAAAATTTATTAA
- a CDS encoding TIGR04282 family arsenosugar biosynthesis glycosyltransferase: MHKNLLLIFTRNPELGKAKTRLAKTVGDETALEIYKFLLEKTRDISSKVSSDKAVYYSIKVRENDIWDSSIYQKYQQVGEDLGFRMLNAFKDSFEAGYEKVMIIGSDLYDLTSENIETAFDELNNNDLVIGPAEDGGYYLLGMNSLHSTIFKNKNWGKETVRKDTLSDLKDKKVKLLAFKNDIDVYEDILNIPEIMSTFINSK; encoded by the coding sequence ATGCATAAAAACTTACTATTAATCTTCACTAGAAACCCAGAACTTGGAAAAGCAAAAACTCGTTTAGCCAAAACGGTTGGTGATGAAACTGCTTTAGAAATTTATAAATTTTTATTAGAAAAAACTAGAGACATATCATCAAAAGTGTCTTCTGATAAAGCTGTCTATTATTCAATAAAAGTTAGAGAAAATGATATCTGGGATTCATCTATTTATCAGAAATACCAACAAGTTGGAGAAGATTTAGGGTTTAGAATGCTAAACGCTTTCAAAGATAGTTTTGAAGCAGGTTATGAAAAAGTGATGATTATTGGTAGTGATTTATACGATTTAACATCAGAAAATATAGAAACTGCTTTTGATGAATTAAACAATAATGATTTGGTTATTGGACCTGCAGAAGATGGAGGTTATTATTTATTAGGAATGAATTCTCTACATTCAACTATCTTCAAAAATAAAAATTGGGGAAAAGAAACTGTTAGAAAAGATACTTTATCTGATTTAAAAGATAAAAAAGTGAAATTATTAGCGTTTAAGAACGACATAGATGTATATGAGGATATTTTAAATATCCCCGAAATTATGTCAACGTTTATAAACTCTAAATAA